The sequence below is a genomic window from Sander lucioperca isolate FBNREF2018 chromosome 6, SLUC_FBN_1.2, whole genome shotgun sequence.
AAAGTGAAGAATTCCAGGGATTCTGTTGCCAAGGCCACAAATAAATCTGGTAGGATCGAGAGTATACTTATAGCCCAAATCAGGCCGATCACAACATACGTTTTCCTGACTGTACAGATCTGGGTGTTTCAACTTTTCATTCAATTTGTGCAGTATGCCTCATAAGTTTAGTTGGTATCCAAGTTGTAAATTCTAGctaaaattacaataaaattACATTACGGTACATTGATTTAGCAGATGCTTCCGTACAAAGTGACTAGCTGTAAGACTAAATATAATCTTATTTACACCTGTTACTCAGACAACAATACAACCACAATCATTATAATATGTcggcacaaaacaaaaaactatttgTTTCTGCTTTGACTGTCAAATAGAAAACCCTGTATCAATACAGCAGCAGGTTTTTCCTCACATTGTGTAAACTAGCTGTGccagttgaaaatgtgcctgtttgggcGTGACCTCTagatcacccattggtttgtggctGTGGCTGATTTGTTGGGTTGAATGCCATTTTGAAGCCAGCACTTAGCATTTTTTTCGGTCGGCATTTTGGAGCCAGATGTGACCATATTTccgtccttccagaaaaatgcggaggtttgttgtgattgttgcgggcaaaaatccttgattatgcggcacgttttcttgaaaaatgcgatggaatatgcgggatattcatgcaattttatgcgatgaaattgcaggaacttgcaaaaattgtgggaacttgcagaaactgcggtttcatcatggcttcatcacagagtttgcagcttttcgatgatgttcacgttgcgtaattacgtcatgtcataacgttcccatggcaacaggggaaaatggctgctcttgtgtgaagtaaacgcaacatttttcaactttctgctaagatatatgtgacttttttgcaacgaaaatgcggggattatgaaatcatgcaagccccacatattttgcgcggaaatcggcaatttatggggcgaaagtgcggcgtatttgaaaaaatgcggcccccacataaatatgcggactttggctgattatgcattgaattatgcgatcacataatcacgttattctggagggactgatatttGGACAAAAGGCGAAGCCTGAGAGAATGTTGTGTTAACCCAGTGTTGTATATGTCATCTGCATGTAATGCGTTTAGCTGCTGCCTCcctccacagcaggacattgcttagcttccttGTCGGTACTCTTGCCTGCTTCTTCAAACTGAAAGCCGACCGCattctactgtagctaatacactgactatcgAAAGgtagctcatacaaccacacttctaaacatctgaactatccctttactATGAAACCGTGTAAGCATAGCTTGAACAACTCAAAAACAGGACTTTATGCCCTGTTTTTGAGTTGTTAGTGGATGAGTGGTAGCACTAGTTGTACAGAAGAGATATCCTTTCAGGTAATTCCTGAATGTCTTGTCTCGTAGCCCATAAACAACCGGACTGATGAGTCGAGGCAGTACCTGAATAAATATCGAGGCAGTAAAGCGAATGGCCAGCATCTTGTTTGGTAACAAGTATGTCAGACCCTGAATTATGAGATGAAAAACGTAGGTGAGCAtacagagcagcagctggaagCCGTGGAGGAGGACAGTGTTCCTCACTTTCTTGGCATCCGATGCAGCTGCCTTTGCTGCGAACAGGATCCTGAAGTATGTATAGAATAAAGTGAGACAAACAATGACCATACACACTGAGTTGGAAACATCTCTCTTCACTGTCAGATTAGGGTctctaaaaacattttctctcaGACAAAGAACTCTGGAACGAAAGAATTCCAGAGATTCTGTTGCCAAGGCCACAAATAAATCTGGTAGGATTGAGAGTATACTTATCGCCCAAATCAGGCCGATCACAACATACGTTTTCCTGACTGTACAGATCTGGGTGTGGCGGAGAGGGAAGCATACGGCGATGTAACACTCTACTGCCATAAATCCTAGTGTTAGGGGATTGTTTAGACTTGCAATTGTAGCAATCATTACCAGAACGATACATAGAGAGACATTAAGAGTGTACACAATGTAACTCAGGACCTGAAGGAGGGTAAACAGGCTCAGCAGAATGATATCATTGATCACCAGGTGGATGTACAGGATGTAGCGAGGGTTCACGTTGAAAACCTGCAGGGGAGGACACAAGTGATtaagaaacaaagagaaagagtaGAAACTGTACCAATTATTGTATTAGAATAAAAATGGTTGTATTTTGGCTCTCTGCAGAACTGATGCTGTAGCATTTGTAATTGACCTACGCCGTTGTTAGGATTTATTCTTCTGCGCTGGTGTGTCTGTGTCGATCTAACGTACCGACTCCGGCAGTGGAGATAGAGagacaaagtgtctcccctgcaAATCTTACCATGGTTGGaaagttgtagcaggaaaaagtTAAACCTCTCCTTGATTCCATGTTGTTCACGGAGAATGAGAACCCGAGAATGAGTAGGTGcaaaatagggctgcaactaacgattattttctttGTCGATTactctgttgattattttcctgattaatcgattagttgcttggtctataaaatgttagaaaatggtgaaaaatgtcgatcattgttttccaaagcccaagatgacctCCTCAAATGTCTCATTCTGTCCTCGACTTAAAgaaattcagtttactgtcacagaggattgaagaaactagaacatattcacatttaaggagCTGGAATCAGATGATAAAAGTCACTCAAACCggttaatcgattatcaaaatagttgccgattaatttaatagttgacaactaatcgattaattgattaatctttgcagctttagTGCAAAAATGTGACGCTACCAGGTCACAGCCAAGCAGACCAATCGCATTTGTTGTGGTCTGCGTCGCTGTGACGTGTAGTTAAATATTGTGGGAGGTACACATCAGGCTACTCCGTACCTACGGGGTAGATTcaacgcagaaccataaatcaaacTTAAAGCCCAAGTTCAACCAAAGAGTCATAATGAGacaagttgaaacttgcaactactaTCAATGCTCTGGTCTGCATCGTTTTGAAACCTGCCAATTTACACCATTGCTACAAgctgtatcatctccatagcaatgaCTCTCATTGTGCATGGTGCATTCGTTCTAACTTCCAACTTTTCAtcctttttttgtagctggatttatcattttaaaatatgaaCGAGGATAACATTAGTGATAGTCAgatacttgctacagttgcatttgtAGTAGTGATGAAAAAGTGAAAACCTTTGATTGCTCTGATTCTGAT
It includes:
- the LOC116050322 gene encoding odorant receptor 131-2-like — its product is MDLSNTGSNFTTAVYQDTLATAIIKNVITVVLCISINYVNSTLVYTFSKHQVFNVNPRYILYIHLVINDIILLSLFTLLQVLSYIVYTLNVSLCIVLVMIATIASLNNPLTLGFMAVECYIAVCFPLRHTQICTVRKTYVVIGLIWAISILSILPDLFVALATESLEFFRSRVLCLRENVFRDPNLTVKRDVSNSVCMVIVCLTLFYTYFRILFAAKAAASDAKKVRNTVLLHGFQLLLCMLTYVFHLIIQGLTYLLPNKMLAIRFTASIFIQVLPRLISPVVYGLRDKTFRNYLKGYLFCTTSATTHPLTTQKQGIKSCF